A single window of Lutzomyia longipalpis isolate SR_M1_2022 chromosome 1, ASM2433408v1 DNA harbors:
- the LOC129787572 gene encoding cytochrome P450 4C1-like translates to MGFVLIFVNLSLISFVLFLLYVYLEKRRLNKYVGHLNKFPEHPFIGGIMAFIGKDPEEITQYAMKLLEETQLPATVYVGPLKMIVFVEDPEDLEILLSDPNAMSKPYMYKFFKNDRGLVAAPVNLWRVHRKILSPSFGLNVIKTLIPIFNQKAQVMISNLRKEKEGSNINILEHMYSCVLDLITTTLTDVDIDVQEGKNQDYLNAVKAASLVVATRVAKTIYHIDWIFGLSKMYKIQMQSMGVIHNFFDRIIKMKWDSFDVVADAEQEKREELALLNNEEIEQKPKIVINQLLRYWVKGHIDFTDVRGELDVMLYSASDTTTNLASYTLLMLAMHPDIQEKAVRELKQVFTSEDVSIDYDSIKQLQYLDMIIKETLRLFPVVPYIGREVTADVKLKNFTIPAGCAVGIPIMRINRNPKTWGSNANLFNPDNFLPENVAKRHPLQYLPFSGGPRNCIGMTYGLIAARTIVAGILMNFRLTTSLKFQDIRMVFNITLRIINENMLQLERRQDFWSR, encoded by the exons ATGGGTTTTGTccttatttttgtgaatttatctCTCATATCTTTTGTGTTATTCCTTCTGTACGTTTACTTGGAAAAGAGGAGACTCAACAAGTATGTAGGACACCTGAATAAATTTCCCGAACATCCATTTATTGGCGGAATAATGGCATTCATTGGAAAAGATCCTGAAg AAATAACTCAATATGCAATGAAACTTCTCGAGGAAACTCAACTTCCTGCAACAGTGTACGTAGGACCTCTAAAAATGATTGTTTTCGTTGAAGATCCTGAG GATTTGGAGATTCTTCTTTCCGATCCCAATGCCATGTCCAAACCctatatgtataaatttttcaagaacgATCGTGGACTTGTGGCAGCTCCAG taaaCCTTTGGAGGGTGcacagaaaaattcttagCCCTTCATTTGGATTGAATGTGATCAAGACTCTCATtccaatttttaatcaaaaagcTCAAGTGATGATAAGTAATTTGCGAAAGGAAAAGGAAGGATCTAACATCAATATTCTCGAACACATGTACTCATGCGTCCTTGATCTAATCACAA CAACTCTTACGGATGTAGATATCGATGTACAAGAGGGAAAGAACCAAGATTACCTCAATGCTGTGAAGGCTGCTTCATTGGTTGTTGCTACTCGTGTGGCTAAAACAATCTACCATATTGATTGGATATTTGGTTtatcaaaaatgtataaaattcaGATGCAATCTATGGGAgttattcataatttttttgatagaATTATCAAAATGAAATGGGATTCATTTGATGTGGTGGCAGATGCCGAGCAAGAGAAGCGTGAAGAACTAGCATTGCTgaataatgaagaaattgagCAGAAAcctaaaattgtaataaatcaACTGTTAAGATACTGGGTCAAAGGTCACATTGACTTCACGGATGTTCGAGGAGAATTGGATGTTATGTTGTATTCTGCTTCAGACACTACAACCAATTTAGCTTCTTACACCCTTCTTATGCTAGCAATGCATCCAGATATCCAAGAAAAAGCAGTCAGGGAACTGAAACAAGTATTTACAAGTGAAGATGTTTCAATTGACTACGACAGTATTAAACAGCTGCAGTATCTTGATATGATTATCAAAGAAACTTTGAGACTCTTCCCGGTTGTACCTTACATAGGGAGAGAAGTTACAGCAGATgttaaattaa aaAACTTTACAATCCCAGCTGGATGTGCAGTTGGTATTCCTATTATGAGAATCAATCGCAATCCCAAGACATGGGGCTCAAATGCAAATCTCTTCAATCCAGATAATTTTCTACCGGAAAATGTTGCCAAAAGACATCCTTTGCAGTACCTTCCATTCTCTGGAGGACCTAGGAATTGCATTGGAATGACTTATGGCCTCATAGCAGCAAGAACAATTGTTGCTGGCATACTAATGAATTTTAGGCTTACCACCTCTCTTAAATTTCAAGATATTCGCATGGTTTTCAACATTACTCTTCGAATTATAAACGAGAATATGCTTCAACTTGAACGTCGTCAGGACTTCTGGAGTAGATag